The following is a genomic window from Candidatus Zixiibacteriota bacterium.
GGGCCCGCAAGGACAACCGCCAGTCCCAGCGCCAATAGCCATCTAAGCTTCATACCTCTCTCCTCGTTGAGAGTGCCTCTTGTGTCATCCAATCAATCCGAGCCACTGGTCGAACAGAAACGTCACCCGGCCGACCAGCAGCGATATTCGGCCCATCACAGTATAACCAAACGACGCCCCGAACGTAATCATGAGAATCCAGATTCCCACCCGCGACGCGGCCCCGAACGCCCCCCGGTGCTCCTTGCTGAAGAAAAAGTAGATCAGGCCGCAGACGACCCCCAGGAAGACCACCCAGTTGGCCGCCATCAACACCAGCTGGCTGGTCGCGGAGAGCGAGAGATTGCTGAGGAAGTGGCCCGCCCCCTGCCAGTCGACCACCAGCGGCACGAACGTCGAGGACACCTGCTCGATGAAATCGGAGCGGAGGTACCGGACAAAATTGAACCCCGCGGTCGTGCCGACAATGAACGCCAGCGGCCAGCGCGAGATCCAGCCGGCTTTGCGCGACAGCCGGAGCAGCAGGAGAATGCCCAGCACCACCGGCAGCAGGTAGAAGAGGTTGCGGGCCTCCGGGTCATAGGGCACTTCGAAGAACCGCGACAGCGTCTCCGACACGCGGGGCACGAGATTCCCCACGATCGTCGACCAGAAGCCCATCGACATCCAGAAGGCCGCCGAGACCCCGACGAAGAGGTGCTCGGCGAACTTGTAGAACGGGTTGTCCTTGTACAGGAACGACAGGATCGCCAGCGTGAGGAAAGCAGCCACGGTGACGAGCAGTCCCTGCCGGATGTAGTGCTCCTCGGCGCCGCGCAGTCCGGTCGCCTTGACCGCCCAACTGACGGCGCAGAGCAGCACGACCGCCGCGAGCACGAGAACCGCCGGCCGCCTCATGCGCCCTGCCCCCGGCTCTTCCGCCGCGCCATGAAGAATGAGAAGTTGCCGATCAGAATGAAGGCGATGATGACCATGTGCGAGAGCGTCTGCGGCCCCATCATGCGCAGCCCCGGCGTGTCCATCCCCGCCAGCCGGTCGCGGTAGTTGTGCGCCAGTTCCGACTCATACTCGGCCGCCCCTTTGACGCCGCCGAGAATGCCGACAATCTGCTTGGGATAGTACGGGTAAATCTCCGGCGCCACCACGGCCGCGACCCCGCCCGCGATCGGCACCCCGCCCGGGTCGCCGACAAACAGGATCCACTCCTTCACCCCGGGCTTGCCGCCGCCGATGGAAATGACCAGTTCGACGTCCCGCACCGATTTGACCCCCTCGAGGACGGGGATGTCGCTGTACGGCCGGTTGTCGATGTCGGTCGGGAACATCTTCTTCAGGTCGGTGACGATCACGTTGAGCACGCCCTCGTTGCCCGCTTTGTAACCGAGCACGACGTAGTCCTCCCCGGGCCGCTTGTCGGGGAACTCGCGCGCGATGACGTTCTCGAGAGTCTGCGTCATGAGCGCCTGCCCGGTGGCCCAGAGCGACATGAAGATCACTTTGTGTCCGCGCAGCATCGCGTGGCGCGTGATCGCGTTCGCCATCGGCTGCACTTCGGGCGCCATGGCCGGGTCAAAATCGAACGAGATCAGGATATGCGCGCCCGCGGGGATGCTCTCCAACTTGTCGTACAGCCGCTTCACCACCGGCGTCGCTTTCTCCGTGAACGTAATCGGAAACAGAAGCGGGGCGGCGACGGCGAGGAAGATAAAGATGAAAATCACGCGCCGCCCGACCTCTTTCCCCTGAAAGCTGCGGACAAAGAGCCAGAGGAGCCCGCCGCCGATCACCAGCAGCGACACGGCCCGGCCGATATCGGCCGCCGCCACCAGGGGCGCCGTCAGCCACGGAAACACCGTCATCGCTCCTCCCCGAGGTACGAGCGTTCAATCCCGAGGATGATGCGCAGCGACATGGCCACCACGCCCAGCCCGATCCCGATCATGATCGCCCGCTGTCCCGCGAGATTCGGCGCGTTCATGATCCACATGGCCAGGTTGGGGATCTCGAGCACCGACAGCGACTCGGGCATCCACGACGTCAGGTACATCCCGAAGGGCGTCCGCCCGATCAGGATGATCGTCGCCGCGACCAGCAGTATCGTCGCCTCGCGGTTCTTCGCCCGGAACGCCCGGTACGAGGCCGAGGCGACAAAGAAAGCCAAAAGCGAGTACATCGTCGCCCCCAGCGGCACGAGGACATAGTCGAAAATGAGCTGAAACAGCGACCCGGATTCGGTCGGCGCGGCGGCGATTCCTCCCGGGTTCCCGAGCTTGAACAGCCCGATCACCAGCATCCCGAGGAATCCGCCCAGGGTGACGATCGAATAGCCCCAGTCGGTCTGGCGGCGCGACAGCTTCGTCACGTGCACGCGCAGCAGGTTCCCGCCGCCCAGAAAGAACGCGAACACGGCGATGATATCGAAGAAGACCGTGAAGTCCTCGCCGAGGTTCTCAATCGGCGGGATGAACACGGCGAAAATGAGCAGCATCCCGATAAAGAACGTGATGAACAGCGGTACTTCGCGTCTCATATCGTCGAAAACACCTTCGTGAGCCAGCGCCAGACGGCGTCGGCGGTTTCACTTCCCAGACCGGCGAGCGTGGCCGCGGCCACGCCGACCAAAATCGCGGCCAGCGCAATCCCTTTCCCCACGTCCTGCCCCTTGAGCGATCCCAACGCTTTCGGCTCCCCGGACAGGTAGGCGGAGGCGGCGAACAGCTCCTCGCCGATGAGGGTGAAATCGCAGGCGGCGACAAAGAAGGGCAGTTGCGCAGGGCGGGCCGTCCCGGCGATCTGGATCGCCCCGACCGAGTTGCCCGCCTCCGCCAGGATGAGCGACTCGGCAAAGAACGCCCCGAGGAGAAACACGGTCGCCGGTTTCTCCCGCACCATGATGCCGTCCACCGCCGCAACGTACCCGAACTGCTCGTCGGTGATATACTGCACCATCTCGTCGCTGTAGCCGTCCGGACGGCCGGCTGCCTGGTAGCCGGCTTTGATGGTCTCGCGCCCGGCCGTCATCACCAGCGACCGCGAGACCGGCATCCGGATCTTGGTGTCGTAGTCGGCCACCTGGCGGGCCACCCGGCCGAGAATGGTGATTGCCGCCAGCGTCTGCACGTCGTCCATGTCCTGGATACCGGGAATGTAGAGGATGGGCCGCCCCATTTCGGTCGCCCGGCCGATCGCCTCGTCGACCGCTTCCAACCCCGCGATCGGCCGGATGAACAGCCGGCGGCCGGCTTTGGCCGCCTGAATGAAATACACGACCGCGCCGCCGATCACGAGGGCCAGCAGGAACAGCCACTTGCGCCCGAAGTTGATCCACTCCCGGTCGGGCGCCACGGCCTCGGTCGGCGCCGAGGCCGCCGTGTCGCCGCGCGACAGGGCCGCGACGATATATCGGTACGCGGTCCCGCGTGCCAGCCCCTCATCGGCGTAGGCGTTCGTCTGCGACGGGACAGACGCGACGGAGTCGAACGAACCCTGGGCCGCCTGGCGGTAAATGATGTACCCCTGCACCTCGCCGTCCCCCAGCCGGTCGTCGATCGACGGCACCCAGGTGAGATCCAGCCGCTCGCCATCGTCGTACTCGTGATCGCTCGCCAGCACCGACGTGGGGGGCGCGACGGGTGCGCCTGTGCCCGGCCCGGCCGCACGATCGGGTACTTGTCCGTACACGGACCCGGCCGCTATGAGGCCCAGGGCGAGCAAGAACAGGCAGGAGCGACCGTGCGGTGCTGATGTCGTGTTCCCGAGTGGCACTAGCGTATCAACACCAACCAGTCTCCGAAGAGGAAGTCGATCCGTCCGATCAGCAGCGACATACGGCTCATCACCGTATAGCCGAAGGAGGCGCCGAACGTGACCATGAGAAACAGAATTCCCAGGCGCGCGGCGACTCCGAACGCGCCCCGGTGTTCCTTGCTGAAAAAGAAGTACACGAGCCCGGCGATCGTCCCGACCGCAACCACGGTGCTGCCGATGATGTCGCCGGCCGACGCGGCGAAGTCGGGCCCGAAGAGGGGCCGGATAGTGCCACGCACCTGCTCCATGATGTTCGAGGAGAAGAAGATCATCATATAGAGGCCGGAGGTGGCGCCGACGATGAAGGCCAGCGGCCAGCGGGAAATCCAGCCCACCTTCGGGACCAGCCGCATGAGCATGAGCAGGCCCAGGACGCCCCCCACGAGCAACCAGTAGTTCGGCTCGCGGGTGATCGATTCGCCCGCCTGGTTGACTTCCTGAAGCGGGAACAGCCCCACAATCAGCACCCGGTAGAGGCTCTCCCAGAAGGAGACCACGAACCAGTAACCGGCGGAAATACCGATGAAGATCGCCTCGCAGAGCTTGTACCACGGGTTGTCCCGGTAGAGGAAGGAGACGATCCCGAGAGTGAGAAACGCGCCGAGCCAGAGAGCGAAGTGATCCATGCTGCCCGCTCAACCTTTCCGTTGCGGTTTCCGCCCGCCGAGGAAGAAGGCGGCGTTGCCGATGAGAATGAAGCCGATCACGACGACGTGGGCGAACGACTGGGAGAGCATGTAGCGGGTGCCTTTGCCCTCGTAGCCGGCGAGCAGCTCAAACTGCGCGGCGCCGCTCATGCCGCCCATGAGCCCGATCAACTGCCCGGTATTCCAGTACGGGTACATTTGCGGCGCCTGCACGGCGGTGTTGCCCGCACCCATCCGCAAGCCGAATTTCCCCACCGCCACGAGCACCCACTCCTGGGTGCCGGGGTAGCCGGCCGAGAGATTGAAGGCGTAGTCGACATTCGAGAAGTTCTTCACGTTGCGCACGAGCGGAAGGTCGCCGTAGGCCCGCCCCGACATATCGCGCGGGAACATGGACTGGAAGCTCGAACCCATGCGCTGGATGACGAATTCATTGCCCACCTGGTAGCCAAAATTCAGATAGTCGACGCCGTACTCGAGGTGTTTGGCCGCGATCTCCGGCCTCGCGAGCACCTTCGCGAGCGCCTGGTTCGCCTGCTGAGGCCCCTGCGGCCAGAGGCCCATGATCACGACCTTGAGATCCCGCTGGAAGGCGAGGTAGAGAAAGGCCTCGGCCATCGGCTGCAGCTCCGGCGCGCTGGCCGGATCGTAGTCGAACGACACCAGCACCCGCGATCCCGCCGGCAGCTCCCCTACCGCATCGTACACCTGCCGCACCTCCGGCGAGATCGTCATCCGCTGCTCGAGCGACATGAACAGCGGCAGCAGCACGGCCAGGCCGACAAACAAGAAAACAATGCGCCGGTCGACCAGTCGGCCGCGGATTGTCCGGACGAGGATGTAGAGGAGGGCCAGCCCGATCAGAACCATAATGATGGTCGACACGAGAGGCGAAAACGACACCGCCCCCAGCCGCCCGGCGCCCCGGCCGAGGTACACGATGACCGCCGCAGCCGCCAGCACCGTCAGCACGAGAATCTCCTTGAAACGCGTGCTCATAGATCAGTCTCCCCCCAGGTGCGCCCGCTCGATCCCGAGGATGATCCGGAGCGCGGTGGAGACGATTCCGAGGGCGATGCCGATCATGATGGCCCGCTGACCCGCCGTCTGCGGGTACGTCATAATGGCGTCGGCCCAGGCCGACGCCCGCCAGCCCTCCGGCAGAAAACCGGTGAGCACATCCCCCACCGGCACCCGCCCGAGCATGACCAGGAAAGCCGCGACCAGCAGGAGGGTCGCTTCGAGATTGCGGGCGCGAAACGCCCGGTACGAGGCCGAGGCGACGAAGAACGCCAGGATAGCGTACATCGTCGACGAGAGCGGGTTGTAGATGTTTACGTAGAGCCAGTCGAACGACGTCCCCGGGTCGCGGTAGTCGGAGCCGGCGGAGAAGCCGATGACGGCGACGAGCAGGAACGAGGCAATGACCACAACCGAGTACCACCAGTCGCCCCGTCGCCGCGCCACCGACTGGATCGACAGCTTCATCAGGTTGAGCGCCCCCAGCCAGATCGCAAAAGCCCCGACAATGGAAAACCACTCCGAGAACCACCCCTCCAGCCGGTTGAAGGGAAAGTGGGGGATGAAGTACTGGACGACGAAGACGAGGCCGACAACGAAGGTGATGACGAGCGGTACTTCCCGGCGCATGATCACTCCCCGGTGCTGAACAGGTTGGAGAAATGCCAGTCCCACCCGAAGAGCGGGTTGCCGAAGGTCTCGAGGAGGAGGCCGATGATGAGGGCGATGAGGATGATGGCCTTGCCGATATCCTGCCCCTTGAGCGATCCCAGCAGCCGGGGCTCGCGCGAGAGGTAGGCCGAGGCGGCGAACAACTCTTCCCCGATCAGGGTATAGTCGCAGGAGGCGACGAAGAAGGGTAACTGGGCCGGTTCGGCCGTGCCCGCAATCTGGATCGCGCCGATCGAATTGCCGGTCTCGGCGAGGACCAGCGATTCGGCGAAGAACTGCCCCATGTAGAAAATGGTCGCCGGCCGCTCGCGCGTCACCATGCCGTCGATCCCCGCGGCGTAGCCGAATTGGTCGTCGGTCAGGTAGTGCACCTGATCCTCGTGGAAGGAGTCCGGGCGGCCCGCTTTCAGATAGGCCTCCTTGACCACCTCCTTGCTCGTCACCATCACCAGCGAGCGGGCCACCGGCACGTCCAGCCGCGCTTCGTACTGGGCCGACATCTCGGCCACCCGGCTGAGGATGGTCACCGCGGCGATCGTCTGGACATTGTCCATGTCGGAGATGCCCGGGACGTAGAATATCTTTTTGCCCATCTCGGTGGCCCGGCCGACGGCCTCGTCGACCGCCTCCAGCCCGGCGATTTTCCGAATGAAGAGCCGCTTGCCGGCCTGCGCGCGCCGGATGTAGTAGACGATGAAGCCCGACAGGAGCAGCACGCCGACAAAGACGTTGATGCGGCCGAGATTGAACCACTGGGCCGACGACCGCACCGGCCCGACCGGCGCCGACTCGGCCTCCGCCACCGCCAGCGTCGCCCCGTTGAGCCGGACCGTGTTAGCCGCGACGACCTTGTAGAAATACTGCCGGTCATCGCTCACATTGCCGTCCTGGTACAGATCCTGCCCGGCCGTCGCGCCGCCGATTTCGGTAAACTCCCCCGGTCTCCCGTCCTGGGCCTCGGCCCGCAGCACACGGTAGGCCGTCACCCCGCCCGCCGCATCGTCGGGCGACAGCACCCAGCGGACCGTGATCGACCCGCCCGCGTCATTCGGCGTGTCTTTCGCCTCGATACTGCCCGGCGGGGCCGGCCGCAGCGCGGTCACCGCCCCATCGGCCCCGACCGTGACGGAATCCGTCGCCGAGGAGTCGGAAAGCGCTTGGGCGATGGCCGGCGCCGGGGCGGAGGCCGTCAGGACCAGAGCAAACACCAGAGCGAGAGGGAAAACCGGAGGAAAGATCCAGAGAGGGCGTGTGGGGCGAACGGGCAATCTTGGCTCCCTTCGGGCTGACGGTGCAAATCGACCCGCGGACGAGGCCCCGCGGGCACACGACCCGGTCGAACGGTTGAACCGGCTGCCGCCGGCATCCGGGCAGCGCGCCGGCGCTGGGGCACACAATTAGCGTTGAATCTAGCCCGGCCGGCAGGCGGAGTCAAGCGAAAAGTACCCTCGCGCAATCCCGGGCGCTCTCCGCACACCCCACCGACGCCTTCAAAAATCGCTCTTTACATCCCCGTCGCCGCCGTGTTATACTGACGATCTTGACACGGGCCGGGCCTCGGTGTGCTCTTTCGCACCCGTCCGGCGGCGTGTCCGCAAGAACCGAAGGGACATATTGGCGAGAAAGATAGGTACTCTCGATGGCGAAATTTGACAATCCCGAGGACATTAGAATCATCGTTGCCACCGACTGCGGATCCACCACTACGAAAGCAATCCTCATTCAGTACATCGACGGGGAGTATCGTCTCACCACCCGCGGTGAGGCCCCGACTACGGTCGAAGCCCCCTTCGAGGACGTCACCATGGGGGTTCTCAACGCCGTGGCCGAAGTGGAGGAGCTCTCGGGGCGCAAGCTGCTGGACGATAACGGCCGCTTCATCACACCGGCCCAGGGGGACGTCGGCACCGACATCTACATCTCCACCTCCTCGGCCGGCGGCGGGCTGCAGATGATGGTGGCGGGCGTGGTGCGGTCCATGACCGCCGAGTCGGCCGAGCGCGCGGCTCTGGGCGCGGGCGCAATCGTCATGGACGTAATCGCGTCCAACGACAAACGCCTTCCCCACCAGCAGATCGAGCGCATCCGCCACCTCCGCCCCGACATGATCCTGCTCTCGGGCGGCATCGACGGGGGCACGACGACCCACGTCGTGGAACTGGCCGAGCTCATCTCCGCCGCCGATCCCCGGCCCCGGCTCGGCTCCTCCTACAAGCTACCCGTAATCTACGCCGGCAACAAAGACGCCCGCGACGCCATCGCCGACACGCTCGCGGCGGAGGTCGACCTCAAGACGGTCGACAACCTCCGCCCCGTCCTCGAGCGCGAGAACCTCGGTCCCGCCCGCGAGGAAATCCATGAGTTGTTCATGGAGCACGTCATGGCCCAGGCGCCGGGGTACAAAAAGCTCATGTCCTGGTGCGACGCTCCGATCATGCCGACGCCGGGCGCAGTCGGCCTCATCATCAAGACGATCGCCGACCAGTACGGCATCGAGGCGGTCGGCGTCGACATCGGCGGCGCCACCACCGACGTTTTCTCGGTGTTCCGTCCCGAGGGGGGCGACGGGGTGTTCAACCGCACGGTTTCGGCTAACCTCGGCATGTCCTACTCCATTTCCAATGTCTTCGCCGAGGCGACCCTCCCCATGGTGATGCGCTGGGTGCCGTTCCGGATGGACGAGCGCGACCTGCGCAACCGGGTCAAGAACAAGATGATCCGTCCGACCACCATCCCCCAGTCGATGGAGGAACTCATATTCGAGCAGGCGATCGCCAAGGAAGCCCTGCGCCTGGCCTTCATCCAGCACAAGAACTTCGCCACCGTGCTGAAAGGCGTGCAGCAGCAGCGGACGATCGCCGATGCCTTTGAACAGACCGGCTCGGGCAAGACGATCGTCAACATGATGACGCTGAACATGCTGATCGGCTCCGGGGGCGTTCTCTCACACGCCCCGCGCCGGCAGCAGGCCGCCCTCATGCTCATCGATGCGTTCCTGCCCGAGGGCGTGACCCGCCTGGCGGTGGATTCGATCTTCATGATGCCGCAGCTCGGCGTGCTCACCGAGGTCCAGCCGAAGGCGGCCACCGAGGTGTTCGAGAAGGACTGTCTCATTCACCTGGGCACGTGCGTGGCGCCCGCCGGCACGTTCAAGAAGCCGGGACCGGTCATGAAGTACCGCATTTCGCTGCCGACCGGCGAGGTGTCGGGCGTGCTGAGCACTCTCGAGATGAAGAAATTCGAGCTCGGCGTGGGTCCCGACGGGCTGCCGCTCAAAGCCCGGGCCGTGCTCGAGCCCGAGCGCGGATTCGACGTCGGCGCCGGCAAAGGCAACAAGCTCGAGACCGACCTCTCCGGCGGCGTTGTCGGCATCATCCTCGACGGCCGGGGCCGCCCGTTCGACCTGTCCGAACTGATCGAGGACGAGCGCGTCAGCAACCTCAAGAAGTGGATGATCGAGCTGGATATCTATCCGGCCGACAAGCTGTAAGTTATGGGAAAGACGTTTACCTGTATTCTCCTTCTGGCGGCGGTCGTGTCCGCGGCCGCCGGCGCGCAGGCGGGAACCTATGTCAGCCTCCTCGGCGATTTCTACTTCGACTATCCCGAGGGTTGGCTCCAGCTTGACCACAAGCTGGTTGATGCTTACCTCATGCAGGGGAAAGCCGGGGAGCCGATCCTCGCCTATGAAGCGGCCTTCTCCCCCACCTACCAGGTTCCCTTTTTCACCGGCCCCTACTTCATCCTCACGGTCGACACCGTTTCCGGCGGCTATTCGCCGGCGCAGGTCGATTCGATCGTCGCCGATATGGGGCGCCGCTACGGCAAGGAGGTCCGGTATTTTCCGGTCGCCGATTTTCTCGCCGACCTGAAATCGAACTCCCCCTCCTATGATGCGGCGACCCGGACCATCACGGTCGCCAGCGACATCGTCGAGCGCGGCGAGATTCTCAAGCGCCACTTGCTCGTGGAGAAGTTTTTTGACCGGGGCGTGGCCACGTTTTACTTCTACGCCCCCGACTCCGTGTTCAGCGACGCCGAGCGCATCTTCAACGGCGTGCTCGCTTCGTTCCACTCCGGCGGCGCCGCGGAAAAGCTGCCTCGGGAGACGCTGCGGGTCGCCGACATCAAGACCGAAGACGCCGGCCGCTCCGACCAAGCGAGCGGCTCTCTCCGGTGGATCGCCTGGCTGGCCCTCATCCTCGCCGCGGCCCTGATCGTCATCCGACTCCTTGTGCGGAAGAGTCGCCGCCCGTAACCGGCACGCATGTGTTTTGAGATAAAGGAAGGTTAAGTCTATGGCTCATGCCTATACGCCCGGACTGAAAGTCACCGAACGTCTCCTCGTCAAGAAGCGGCGGATACTCCCGCTGAAGGGGAAGGTCGTGGTCAAGGTCGGCGACCGGGTCCAGCCGGACGACGTGGTCGCCCGCACGGAGCTGCCGGGCAACGTGGAACCCCTCAACGTCGCCAACAAGCTCAGCGTACCGCCCGAGGATCTCGATCTCGTGATGGTCAAGAAAGAGGGCGACCCGATCGTGAAAGGCGAGCCGATCGCCGTCAAGAAGTCGTTCCTCAAGTGGTTTTCCAGCAGCGCGGCCGCCACCATCGACGGCACTCTCGAGTCCATCTCGACCATTACCGGCCAGGTGCTCCAGCGCGGTATGCCGATCCCGGTCGAGGTCCGCGCCTACATAAGCGGCGAGGTGATCGAAGTCATCCCCAACGAGGGGTGCGTCGTCGCCACCGACGCCGCCTTTGTCCAGGGCATTTTCGGCATCGGCGGCGAGACGCACGGCGACATCAAGGTCGTCGTTCCGTCCAACGACACCGTCCTTGATGACCGGCTCATCACCGACGATCTTCGGGGAAAAGTCGTCATCGGCGGTTCGATGGTTACGGCTGAGGCGCTCAAGAAGGCGATCCGGGCGGGCGTCAAGGGGATCGTCGTTGGCGGTTTTGACGACAAGGACCTCCGCGACTTCCTCGGCTATGATATCGGCGTGGCCATCACCGGGTCCGAGGAGATCGGCTGCACGCTGGTCGTGACCGAGGGCTTCGGGCCGATCGCCATGGCGGAAGCGACGTTCAAGCTGCTCAAGCAC
Proteins encoded in this region:
- a CDS encoding glutamate mutase L yields the protein MAKFDNPEDIRIIVATDCGSTTTKAILIQYIDGEYRLTTRGEAPTTVEAPFEDVTMGVLNAVAEVEELSGRKLLDDNGRFITPAQGDVGTDIYISTSSAGGGLQMMVAGVVRSMTAESAERAALGAGAIVMDVIASNDKRLPHQQIERIRHLRPDMILLSGGIDGGTTTHVVELAELISAADPRPRLGSSYKLPVIYAGNKDARDAIADTLAAEVDLKTVDNLRPVLERENLGPAREEIHELFMEHVMAQAPGYKKLMSWCDAPIMPTPGAVGLIIKTIADQYGIEAVGVDIGGATTDVFSVFRPEGGDGVFNRTVSANLGMSYSISNVFAEATLPMVMRWVPFRMDERDLRNRVKNKMIRPTTIPQSMEELIFEQAIAKEALRLAFIQHKNFATVLKGVQQQRTIADAFEQTGSGKTIVNMMTLNMLIGSGGVLSHAPRRQQAALMLIDAFLPEGVTRLAVDSIFMMPQLGVLTEVQPKAATEVFEKDCLIHLGTCVAPAGTFKKPGPVMKYRISLPTGEVSGVLSTLEMKKFELGVGPDGLPLKARAVLEPERGFDVGAGKGNKLETDLSGGVVGIILDGRGRPFDLSELIEDERVSNLKKWMIELDIYPADKL
- a CDS encoding fibronectin type III domain-containing protein; translated protein: MYGQVPDRAAGPGTGAPVAPPTSVLASDHEYDDGERLDLTWVPSIDDRLGDGEVQGYIIYRQAAQGSFDSVASVPSQTNAYADEGLARGTAYRYIVAALSRGDTAASAPTEAVAPDREWINFGRKWLFLLALVIGGAVVYFIQAAKAGRRLFIRPIAGLEAVDEAIGRATEMGRPILYIPGIQDMDDVQTLAAITILGRVARQVADYDTKIRMPVSRSLVMTAGRETIKAGYQAAGRPDGYSDEMVQYITDEQFGYVAAVDGIMVREKPATVFLLGAFFAESLILAEAGNSVGAIQIAGTARPAQLPFFVAACDFTLIGEELFAASAYLSGEPKALGSLKGQDVGKGIALAAILVGVAAATLAGLGSETADAVWRWLTKVFSTI
- a CDS encoding fibronectin type III domain-containing protein, whose amino-acid sequence is MFALVLTASAPAPAIAQALSDSSATDSVTVGADGAVTALRPAPPGSIEAKDTPNDAGGSITVRWVLSPDDAAGGVTAYRVLRAEAQDGRPGEFTEIGGATAGQDLYQDGNVSDDRQYFYKVVAANTVRLNGATLAVAEAESAPVGPVRSSAQWFNLGRINVFVGVLLLSGFIVYYIRRAQAGKRLFIRKIAGLEAVDEAVGRATEMGKKIFYVPGISDMDNVQTIAAVTILSRVAEMSAQYEARLDVPVARSLVMVTSKEVVKEAYLKAGRPDSFHEDQVHYLTDDQFGYAAGIDGMVTRERPATIFYMGQFFAESLVLAETGNSIGAIQIAGTAEPAQLPFFVASCDYTLIGEELFAASAYLSREPRLLGSLKGQDIGKAIILIALIIGLLLETFGNPLFGWDWHFSNLFSTGE